One Cottoperca gobio unplaced genomic scaffold, fCotGob3.1 fCotGob3_170arrow_ctg1, whole genome shotgun sequence DNA segment encodes these proteins:
- the acot9.1 gene encoding acyl-coenzyme A thioesterase 9, mitochondrial isoform X1 — protein sequence MLSPRFLLLRSAASLTSRSFCTGGVLKQGKAPDMAEGNPLLHVSNVRNRLREIVGASTNWSDHQQAMSERMSLSNMLAKSQNDLPVKRMMDSYLEVHLPLGSEPLLREKYLTFHNTVRFGRILEDLDSLAVLISYSHTYNETLKRSPLSIVTALVDKIDMRQHIIYPDCDIKFTGHVTWVGKTSIEAKMHMSQFHDGAYSPVLDATFVMVARDPENKRAAFVNPLKPEGPEEEKLFQEGEANKVRRVDLSTASLLKVAPTDEERMIVHSLFLNTLDTKTVSFRSRVLPPNSAWMEDAKVKGLEICHPQERNIFNRIFGGFLMRKAYELGWANACSYGGCRPSLVAVDDILFQKPVEIGSLLLLSSQVCYTQGNHIQVRVHSEVFDPLTRQHNTTNVFHFTFVSDRDVPNIIPMTYGESMLYLDGKRHFNQTVQP from the exons ATGCTCTCACCGAG gttCCTGCTGCTGCGCTCGGCTGCGTCCTTGACGTCCAGGTCGTTCTGCACGGGGGGCGTGTTGAAACAGGGCAAGGCGCCGGACATGGCTGAAG GAAATCCACTTTTACACGTGTCTAATG tACGAAACAGGCTGAGAGAAATCGTGGGAGCGTCCACTAACTGGAG CGACCACCAGCAGGCCATGTCGGAGCGCATGTCGCTGTCCAACATGTTGGCAAAGTCTCAAAACGACCTTCCAGTCAAGAGGATGATGGACAGCTACCTGGAGGTTCACCTGCCTCTGGGCTCCGAGCCGCTGCTCCGAGAGAAATACCTGACCTTCCACAACACtgtcag GTTCGGTAGAATCCTGGAGGACTTGGACAGTTTAGCAG TGCTCATCTCTTACTCTCACACCTATAATGAGACTCTGAAGAGGTCTCCTCTGTCCATCGTCACCGCCCTGGTGGATAAGATCG ACATGAGGCAGCACATCATCTATCCTGACTGCGACATCAAGTTCACTGGTCATGTGACCTGGGTGGGAAAGACTTCTATTGAGGCCAAGATGCACATgtcacag TTCCACGATGGAGCTTACTCCCCGGTTCTGGATGCAACGTTTGTCATGGTGGCCCGGGATCCAGAAAACAAAAG GGCTGCTTTTGTAAACCCGCTGAAGCCAGAAGGTCCAGAGGAGGAGAAACTTTTCCAGGAAGGAGAAG ctaATAAAGTCCGCCGTGTAGATCTGAGCACGGCGTCGTTGCTGAAGGTGGCGCCCACAGACGAGGAGAGGATGATCGTCCACAGTCTGTTCCTCAACACGCTGGACACAAA GACGGTCAGTTTCCGCAGCAGAGTTCTGCCTCCAAACTCCGCGTGGATGGAAGACGCCAAAGTGAAAGGACTGGAGATCTGCCACCCACAG GAGAGAAACATCTTCAACAGGATATTTGGAGGTTTCCTGATGAGGAAAGCGTACGAGCTGGGCTGGGCCAACGCCTGCTCCTACGG aggaTGTCGACCCAGTCTGGTGGCTGTGGATGATATCCTCTTCCAGAAACCCGTGGAGATCggctcgctgctgctgctctcatcGCAG gtgtgTTACACACAGGGGAACCACATCCAGGTCAGAGTTCACAGCGAGGTGTTCGACCCCCTGACCCGCCAGCACAACACCACCAACGTGTTCCACTTCACCTTCGTTTCTGACCGCGACGTCCCGAACATCATCCCAATGACATATggag agTCGATGCTCTACCTGGACGGGAAGAGACACTTTAATCAGACTGTGCAGCCCTGA
- the acot9.1 gene encoding acyl-coenzyme A thioesterase 9, mitochondrial isoform X2, which produces MLSPRFLLLRSAASLTSRSFCTGGVLKQGKAPDMAEVRNRLREIVGASTNWSDHQQAMSERMSLSNMLAKSQNDLPVKRMMDSYLEVHLPLGSEPLLREKYLTFHNTVRFGRILEDLDSLAVLISYSHTYNETLKRSPLSIVTALVDKIDMRQHIIYPDCDIKFTGHVTWVGKTSIEAKMHMSQFHDGAYSPVLDATFVMVARDPENKRAAFVNPLKPEGPEEEKLFQEGEANKVRRVDLSTASLLKVAPTDEERMIVHSLFLNTLDTKTVSFRSRVLPPNSAWMEDAKVKGLEICHPQERNIFNRIFGGFLMRKAYELGWANACSYGGCRPSLVAVDDILFQKPVEIGSLLLLSSQVCYTQGNHIQVRVHSEVFDPLTRQHNTTNVFHFTFVSDRDVPNIIPMTYGESMLYLDGKRHFNQTVQP; this is translated from the exons ATGCTCTCACCGAG gttCCTGCTGCTGCGCTCGGCTGCGTCCTTGACGTCCAGGTCGTTCTGCACGGGGGGCGTGTTGAAACAGGGCAAGGCGCCGGACATGGCTGAAG tACGAAACAGGCTGAGAGAAATCGTGGGAGCGTCCACTAACTGGAG CGACCACCAGCAGGCCATGTCGGAGCGCATGTCGCTGTCCAACATGTTGGCAAAGTCTCAAAACGACCTTCCAGTCAAGAGGATGATGGACAGCTACCTGGAGGTTCACCTGCCTCTGGGCTCCGAGCCGCTGCTCCGAGAGAAATACCTGACCTTCCACAACACtgtcag GTTCGGTAGAATCCTGGAGGACTTGGACAGTTTAGCAG TGCTCATCTCTTACTCTCACACCTATAATGAGACTCTGAAGAGGTCTCCTCTGTCCATCGTCACCGCCCTGGTGGATAAGATCG ACATGAGGCAGCACATCATCTATCCTGACTGCGACATCAAGTTCACTGGTCATGTGACCTGGGTGGGAAAGACTTCTATTGAGGCCAAGATGCACATgtcacag TTCCACGATGGAGCTTACTCCCCGGTTCTGGATGCAACGTTTGTCATGGTGGCCCGGGATCCAGAAAACAAAAG GGCTGCTTTTGTAAACCCGCTGAAGCCAGAAGGTCCAGAGGAGGAGAAACTTTTCCAGGAAGGAGAAG ctaATAAAGTCCGCCGTGTAGATCTGAGCACGGCGTCGTTGCTGAAGGTGGCGCCCACAGACGAGGAGAGGATGATCGTCCACAGTCTGTTCCTCAACACGCTGGACACAAA GACGGTCAGTTTCCGCAGCAGAGTTCTGCCTCCAAACTCCGCGTGGATGGAAGACGCCAAAGTGAAAGGACTGGAGATCTGCCACCCACAG GAGAGAAACATCTTCAACAGGATATTTGGAGGTTTCCTGATGAGGAAAGCGTACGAGCTGGGCTGGGCCAACGCCTGCTCCTACGG aggaTGTCGACCCAGTCTGGTGGCTGTGGATGATATCCTCTTCCAGAAACCCGTGGAGATCggctcgctgctgctgctctcatcGCAG gtgtgTTACACACAGGGGAACCACATCCAGGTCAGAGTTCACAGCGAGGTGTTCGACCCCCTGACCCGCCAGCACAACACCACCAACGTGTTCCACTTCACCTTCGTTTCTGACCGCGACGTCCCGAACATCATCCCAATGACATATggag agTCGATGCTCTACCTGGACGGGAAGAGACACTTTAATCAGACTGTGCAGCCCTGA